In Fusarium falciforme chromosome 9, complete sequence, the sequence GCTTACTTCTTCTCACGCTGGCCGTAGGCCTTGGTGGCGTAGTCACCGCCGTGGACGATGAGGTCCTCGGGGCGGTAGTCGAACTTGCCAGAGAGGTAGCTCtcgatgatggccttggtgCCGTCGGCGTAGCGCTTCTGGGCGTCCAGGGAGGTACCCGACATGTGGGGGACCATGGCGTTGCCGCCGCCGAAGGGGTTCTTGGCAGTTCGGAGAACGTGGTCGGCAGGGGCAGGCTGGGGGAACCAGACATCACCACCGTAGCCGGCGAGGTGGCCAGActtgagggcggcggcgacgtCCTCCTTGACAACGATGGCGCCACGGGCAGTGTTGATGAGGTAAGAacccttcttcatcttggcgatgaggTCCTTGTTGAAGAGACCCTTGGTCTTCTCGTGGAGAGGGCAGTTGATGGTGACAATATCGCACTGAgcgaggagctcctcgagggtgTCGACACGGCGGCAGCcaatctccttctccttctcaggAGACAGGGGCTGGTAGTCGTAGTAGAGGAGCTCCTTGCAGTCGAAGGGCTTGAGACGGCGGAGGACACGCTCACCAATGCGGCCGACGGCGACGGTACCGACAACCTTGCCCTCGAGGTCGTACTCCTGcttggcagcagcggcgACATCCCACTCACCACGCTCAATCTGCTCGTGGGCGGGAACGAAGTTTCGGATGAGGACCAGGATGGTCATGAGAACGTGCTCAGCGACGGAGACGACGTTGGAGCCAGTGACCTCGGCGACGGTGATACCACCGTTGGTCT encodes:
- a CDS encoding Formate dehydrogenase; the protein is MVKVLAVLYDGGQHAKDVPGLLGTTENELGIRKWLEDQGHTLVTTSDKDREGSKFDEELVDAEIIITTPFHPGYLTAERLAKAKKLKLAVTAGIGSDHVDLNAANKTNGGITVAEVTGSNVVSVAEHVLMTILVLIRNFVPAHEQIERGEWDVAAAAKQEYDLEGKVVGTVAVGRIGERVLRRLKPFDCKELLYYDYQPLSPEKEKEIGCRRVDTLEELLAQCDIVTINCPLHEKTKGLFNKDLIAKMKKGSYLINTARGAIVVKEDVAAALKSGHLAGYGGDVWFPQPAPADHVLRTAKNPFGGGNAMVPHMSGTSLDAQKRYADGTKAIIESYLSGKFDYRPEDLIVHGGDYATKAYGQREKK